In one Flavobacteriales bacterium genomic region, the following are encoded:
- a CDS encoding DUF1343 domain-containing protein yields the protein MRAKIAALLLALPLAAAAQQPVAVAIGRPEVTVGAARTEAYLPLLRGRRVAVVTNQTGMIGGTHLVDSLLTLGVQVVKVFAPEHGFRGEADAGEHVKDQRDARTGLPLVSLYGANKKPTAAQLADTEVLLFDIQDAGVRFYTYISTLHYVMEAAQEQQRKVIVLDRPNPHGFYVDGPVLQEAYRSFVGMHPVPLVHGMTIGEYARMINGEGWLKEGRRCDLTVVECVGYDHDAFYQLPVRPSPNLPNMAAVYLYPSLGLFEGTMVSVGRGTDQPFQCVGYPGNPIGAFAFTPVPKPGAKDPPHKGKRCTGIDLRDYGAFSTRMDRRINLQWLIGLYEACPDKAAFFTPFFDKLAGGPELRQQVQAGATEEAIRAGWAKDLEAFRRVRARYLLYPDFTR from the coding sequence ATGCGGGCGAAGATAGCCGCGCTGCTGCTGGCGCTCCCGTTGGCGGCGGCAGCCCAGCAGCCGGTGGCCGTGGCCATCGGCAGGCCCGAGGTGACGGTGGGCGCGGCGCGCACCGAGGCCTACCTGCCGCTGCTGCGCGGGCGGCGGGTGGCGGTGGTGACCAACCAGACCGGCATGATCGGCGGCACCCACCTGGTGGACTCCCTGCTCACCCTCGGCGTGCAGGTGGTGAAGGTGTTCGCCCCCGAGCACGGCTTCCGCGGCGAGGCGGATGCCGGTGAGCATGTGAAGGACCAGCGCGATGCCCGCACCGGGCTGCCGCTCGTCTCGCTCTATGGCGCCAACAAGAAGCCCACCGCCGCGCAGCTCGCCGATACGGAGGTGCTGCTCTTCGACATCCAGGATGCGGGCGTGCGCTTCTACACCTACATCAGCACGCTGCACTACGTGATGGAGGCGGCGCAGGAGCAGCAGCGCAAGGTGATCGTGCTGGACCGTCCCAATCCCCATGGCTTCTACGTGGACGGTCCCGTGCTGCAGGAGGCGTACCGCTCCTTCGTGGGCATGCATCCCGTGCCCCTGGTGCATGGCATGACCATCGGCGAGTATGCCCGCATGATCAACGGCGAGGGCTGGCTCAAGGAAGGGCGCCGGTGCGACCTCACCGTGGTGGAGTGCGTGGGCTACGACCACGATGCCTTCTACCAGCTGCCCGTGCGCCCTTCGCCCAACCTGCCCAACATGGCGGCGGTCTACCTCTACCCATCCTTGGGGCTCTTCGAGGGCACCATGGTGAGCGTGGGGCGCGGCACCGACCAGCCGTTCCAGTGCGTGGGATACCCCGGCAATCCCATCGGCGCCTTTGCCTTCACCCCGGTGCCCAAGCCGGGCGCCAAGGACCCTCCGCACAAGGGCAAGCGCTGCACGGGGATCGACCTGCGGGACTATGGCGCGTTCAGCACGCGGATGGACCGCCGCATCAACCTGCAATGGCTGATCGGCCTGTACGAAGCCTGCCCGGACAAGGCGGCGTTCTTCACTCCCTTCTTCGACAAGCTGGCCGGCGGGCCTGAGCTGCGCCAGCAGGTGCAGGCCGGCGCCACGGAGGAGGCCATCCGCGCAGGATGGGCCAAGGACCTGGAGGCCTTCCGCCGGGTGCGGGCCAGGTACCTGCTCTACCCGGATTTCACGCGGTGA
- a CDS encoding ABC transporter permease — protein MATATGCWAAAANGSASSSAAIFARIPFAVSFAHFIARRIVRGGTAGFSRPIVFIAVLGIVVGMAVMILTVGITRGFQREVRAKVTGAAAHLQIVAIGQTDPKETLRIPIGQPFYPALDTVPGIAHIQVYATRPGIIETERDIEGVVLKGIGADYDTRFLRTHLLQGGLPAIGDSARPIDLLLSKHHADRLRIGVDDTITTYLVRGRDEIRPRRFRVCGVYQTGLEQIDHNLVFVDIDHLQRFAQWGLKAEIDVSPLRYSSYVEITGLAFGGDRLYTYEWPGTDWKGPGPHRALLYDRYVPDVPYGAIGKAPKDTAFTLVVHDADRTIPDTAVVRIIPDSLVRVTTSLGTEVIVGGVRVERSGSGGSYRRYCGGFEVILDRFEDMQRLDDLVYTAYLPPDLRSLSARDRFPEIFAWLELLDKNVVVIIALMIAVAIINMTSALLIIILERTAMIGTLKALGATNGAIRRIFLLDAAYILGAGILLGDALGIGLAAVQQRFGLVKLPVETYYVDAVVVDIEPLAVLALNAGTLLVCVLALILPSMLVTRIAPAKAIRFA, from the coding sequence ATGGCCACGGCCACCGGCTGCTGGGCTGCCGCCGCCAACGGGAGCGCCAGCAGCAGCGCGGCTATCTTCGCCCGCATCCCCTTCGCCGTGAGCTTCGCGCACTTCATCGCCCGCCGCATCGTACGCGGGGGAACCGCCGGATTCTCGCGGCCCATCGTGTTCATCGCGGTGCTCGGCATCGTGGTGGGCATGGCGGTCATGATCCTGACGGTGGGCATCACGCGGGGCTTCCAGCGCGAGGTGCGGGCGAAAGTAACCGGGGCGGCGGCCCACCTGCAGATCGTCGCCATCGGCCAGACCGACCCCAAGGAGACCCTGCGCATACCCATCGGCCAGCCGTTCTACCCCGCATTGGATACCGTTCCCGGCATCGCCCACATCCAAGTGTATGCCACACGGCCGGGCATCATCGAAACGGAGCGCGACATCGAGGGCGTGGTGCTCAAGGGCATCGGTGCCGACTACGACACCCGATTCCTCCGCACGCACCTGCTGCAGGGCGGGCTCCCGGCCATCGGCGACAGCGCACGCCCCATCGACCTGCTCCTCTCCAAGCACCATGCGGACCGCCTGCGCATCGGCGTGGACGACACCATCACCACCTACCTCGTCCGGGGCCGCGACGAGATCCGCCCGCGGCGCTTCCGCGTGTGCGGCGTGTACCAGACCGGGCTGGAGCAGATCGACCACAACCTGGTGTTCGTGGACATCGACCACCTGCAGCGCTTCGCCCAATGGGGGCTGAAAGCCGAGATCGATGTGAGCCCGCTCCGCTACAGCAGCTACGTGGAGATCACCGGGCTCGCGTTCGGGGGGGATCGGCTCTACACCTACGAATGGCCCGGAACGGATTGGAAGGGGCCTGGCCCGCACCGCGCCCTGCTCTACGACCGCTACGTGCCTGATGTGCCGTATGGCGCCATCGGCAAGGCCCCGAAGGACACCGCGTTCACGCTCGTCGTCCACGATGCCGATCGCACCATCCCGGACACGGCCGTCGTGCGCATCATCCCCGACTCGTTGGTGCGGGTGACCACCAGCCTGGGCACCGAGGTGATCGTGGGCGGCGTGCGCGTGGAGCGCAGCGGCAGCGGCGGCAGCTACCGCAGGTATTGCGGCGGCTTCGAGGTGATCCTCGACCGCTTCGAGGACATGCAGCGGCTCGACGACCTGGTGTACACCGCCTACCTGCCCCCCGACCTCCGCTCCCTCAGCGCGCGCGACCGCTTCCCGGAGATCTTCGCCTGGCTCGAGCTGCTGGACAAGAACGTGGTGGTGATCATCGCGCTCATGATCGCCGTGGCCATCATCAACATGACCAGCGCACTGCTGATCATCATCCTCGAGCGCACCGCCATGATCGGCACGCTCAAGGCCCTGGGAGCCACCAACGGCGCCATCCGCCGCATCTTCCTCCTCGATGCCGCCTACATCCTGGGCGCCGGCATCCTCCTCGGCGATGCCCTGGGAATCGGCCTCGCCGCCGTGCAGCAGCGCTTCGGCCTGGTGAAGCTGCCCGTGGAGACCTACTACGTGGATGCCGTGGTGGTGGACATCGAACCCCTAGCGGTGCTGGCGCTGAACGCAGGCACCCTGCTGGTGTGCGTGCTGGCGCTCATCCTCCCCAGCATGCTGGTGACCCGCATCGCGCCCGCCAAGGCCATCCGGTTCGCGTAG
- a CDS encoding pyridoxal-phosphate dependent enzyme: MKIHENILSTIGNTPMVKLNRIVKDLPCTVLAKVETFNPGNSIKDRMALKMIEDAEKAGLLKPGYTIIEGTSGNTGMGLAIAAIIKGYKCIFTTTDKQSKEKVDALRAFGAEVIVCPTNVDPEDPRSYYSVSSRLVKEVPNSWKANQYDNLSNRQAHYESTGPEIWDQTDGKVTHLVVGVGTGGTICGTGRYLKEKNPNVKIWGIDTYGSVFKKLKETGEFDKNEIYPYITEGIGEDFVPANVDMDLIDHFEKVTDRDAAIYTRKIVKDEGIFVGNSAGAAMAGLMQMKHLLKPEDVVVVIFHDHGTRYLGKMFNDDWMRERGFLVEEKPTAGDLLKGKELQLLSVEADEPVLMAIDRMRAHNIDQLPVFEGGKPVGTITDARLFDAILEDADVRTQAARVVMGAALPVVQLEATLEEVAKRLGNGSPAVLVEQPNGYGILTKQDIIGKLR; this comes from the coding sequence ATGAAGATCCACGAGAACATCCTCAGCACCATCGGCAACACGCCCATGGTGAAGCTCAACCGCATCGTCAAGGACCTGCCCTGCACCGTGCTGGCCAAGGTGGAGACCTTCAACCCCGGCAACAGCATCAAGGACCGCATGGCCCTGAAGATGATCGAGGACGCCGAGAAGGCCGGCCTGCTGAAGCCCGGGTACACCATCATCGAGGGCACCAGCGGCAACACCGGCATGGGCCTCGCCATCGCGGCCATCATCAAGGGCTACAAGTGCATCTTCACCACCACCGACAAGCAGAGCAAGGAGAAGGTGGACGCCCTGCGCGCCTTCGGGGCGGAAGTGATCGTGTGCCCCACCAACGTGGACCCCGAGGACCCGCGCAGCTACTACAGCGTGAGCAGCCGCCTGGTGAAGGAGGTACCCAACAGCTGGAAGGCCAACCAGTACGACAACCTCAGCAACCGCCAGGCGCACTATGAAAGCACCGGCCCCGAGATCTGGGACCAGACGGACGGTAAGGTGACGCACCTGGTGGTGGGCGTGGGCACCGGTGGCACCATCTGCGGTACCGGCCGCTACCTGAAGGAGAAGAACCCGAACGTGAAGATCTGGGGCATCGACACCTACGGATCCGTCTTCAAGAAGCTGAAGGAGACCGGCGAGTTCGACAAGAACGAGATCTACCCTTACATCACCGAGGGTATCGGCGAGGACTTCGTGCCGGCCAACGTGGACATGGACCTCATCGACCATTTCGAGAAGGTCACCGACCGCGACGCGGCGATCTACACGCGCAAGATCGTGAAGGACGAGGGCATCTTCGTAGGCAACAGCGCGGGCGCGGCCATGGCCGGCCTGATGCAGATGAAGCACCTGCTGAAGCCCGAGGACGTGGTGGTGGTGATCTTCCACGACCACGGCACGCGCTACCTGGGCAAGATGTTCAACGACGACTGGATGCGCGAGCGCGGCTTCCTGGTGGAGGAGAAGCCCACCGCCGGCGACCTGCTGAAAGGCAAGGAGCTGCAGCTGCTGAGCGTGGAGGCCGATGAGCCGGTGCTGATGGCCATCGACAGGATGCGCGCCCACAACATCGACCAGCTGCCCGTGTTCGAGGGCGGCAAACCGGTGGGCACCATCACCGATGCCCGCCTGTTCGATGCCATCCTGGAGGACGCCGACGTGCGCACCCAGGCCGCCCGCGTGGTGATGGGGGCGGCCCTGCCCGTGGTGCAATTGGAAGCTACCTTGGAAGAAGTCGCGAAGCGGTTGGGCAATGGCAGTCCGGCCGTGTTGGTGGAACAACCGAACGGCTATGGTATCCTGACAAAACAGGATATCATCGGCAAATTGCGGTGA
- a CDS encoding DUF4160 domain-containing protein, whose amino-acid sequence MPELCRFYGIIIRMYFMDHNPPHFHAEYQGQRAEFDIRTLELIAGSLPGRAHALVLEWASMHRAELLTNWNRAVEGEPPSPIDPLP is encoded by the coding sequence ATGCCTGAACTCTGCCGCTTCTACGGGATCATCATCCGGATGTATTTCATGGACCACAACCCGCCGCACTTCCACGCGGAATACCAGGGTCAACGCGCCGAGTTCGACATCCGCACCCTTGAACTGATCGCCGGTTCCTTGCCCGGCAGGGCGCATGCGCTGGTACTGGAATGGGCATCCATGCATCGCGCGGAACTGCTGACCAACTGGAACCGTGCCGTGGAGGGCGAACCTCCATCGCCGATCGATCCACTACCTTAG
- a CDS encoding DUF2442 domain-containing protein has product MNTVVKVIPQGANRLILTFADGFQAEVDLKPLLTKGIAQQVAAPDLFAQVTTEPGGGISWPNGFDLCPEFLRELAEKRQAAA; this is encoded by the coding sequence ATGAACACGGTCGTAAAGGTCATTCCACAAGGAGCTAACCGGCTCATCCTGACCTTCGCGGATGGCTTCCAAGCGGAGGTCGACCTAAAGCCCCTGCTCACCAAAGGCATCGCCCAACAGGTGGCCGCTCCCGACCTCTTCGCGCAGGTGACCACGGAACCCGGAGGCGGTATCTCCTGGCCGAACGGTTTCGATCTGTGCCCGGAATTCCTGCGGGAATTGGCCGAGAAGCGTCAGGCGGCGGCGTAA
- a CDS encoding helical backbone metal receptor, whose protein sequence is MRSVPDQMNRTVRVPDHPERIISLVPSQTELLHDLGLGDRVVGITKFCIHPDAWFRSKARVGGTKQVDLDKVRALKPDLIIGNQEENSREDIEALEREFPVWMSDVRDLDGALEMIRRVGELTATGDRAGELIRLIAVAFDHLERPSTPMSVAYFIWRDPLMVAGEDTYISDMLDRAGFTNAFAHRPERYAEITPAELAAADPDVVLLSSEPYPFAEKHLLEFNMICPGTPVRLVDGELFSWYGSRLLRTPAYLAAVQRSLPTDRAPA, encoded by the coding sequence ATGCGCTCCGTCCCCGACCAGATGAACCGCACCGTCCGAGTGCCCGACCACCCGGAGCGCATCATCTCCCTCGTTCCGTCCCAGACCGAACTTCTGCACGACCTGGGCCTTGGCGACCGCGTGGTGGGCATTACCAAGTTCTGCATCCACCCGGATGCCTGGTTCCGCAGCAAGGCCCGCGTGGGTGGCACCAAGCAGGTGGATCTGGACAAGGTGCGCGCATTGAAGCCCGACCTCATCATCGGCAACCAGGAGGAGAACAGCCGGGAGGACATCGAAGCGTTGGAACGGGAGTTCCCCGTGTGGATGAGCGACGTGCGCGACCTGGACGGCGCTTTGGAAATGATCCGGCGCGTGGGAGAATTGACGGCCACTGGTGACAGGGCCGGTGAGCTGATCCGACTGATCGCGGTTGCTTTCGACCATCTTGAACGGCCGTCAACCCCAATGAGCGTCGCATATTTCATCTGGCGCGACCCCTTGATGGTGGCGGGCGAGGACACCTACATCAGTGACATGCTGGACCGTGCGGGCTTCACCAACGCGTTCGCCCACCGCCCAGAGCGCTACGCGGAGATCACCCCGGCAGAGCTCGCGGCAGCCGACCCCGATGTAGTCCTGCTCTCCTCCGAGCCTTACCCCTTCGCCGAAAAGCACCTGCTGGAGTTCAACATGATCTGCCCCGGCACCCCGGTGAGGTTGGTGGACGGCGAGCTCTTCAGCTGGTACGGCAGCCGGCTGCTGCGCACACCGGCCTATCTCGCTGCAGTGCAGCGTTCCCTACCCACGGACCGGGCACCCGCCTGA